A section of the Lepidochelys kempii isolate rLepKem1 chromosome 4, rLepKem1.hap2, whole genome shotgun sequence genome encodes:
- the LOC140910465 gene encoding toll-like receptor 2 type-2 isoform X2 has protein sequence MPNQLWKGWIIYLVITANLSEEKATTQACPSCDGSPFCDCSSMNLSTIPSGLTTDITGLNLSCNSIKYIRETDLLLGVNLRMLLLQSNQIWTIDKESFIFLRKLEHLDLSNNKLTHLSPIWFRPLFSLQHLNIQGNLYTTLGENPLFSNLKNLRYLCLGNNHSFSAIRKQDFDGITVLEQLEIDGQRLKQYESGSLTTVNSINHIIININDVQVLSGMLEDLTNSAICVELRQIAFNTASESSLLEPMSRSVMEKLMFKNVLFTDASTDKILNILVYAEQLLELELDNCVLQGTGHWQDPIKIKRKSPMEVVTIRRLTIEKFYLFSDLSSLKNLIGNITKITVVNTNVFLVPCSISRHFVSLLYLDLSENLLADPNLGHSSCEGAWPLLQTFNLSQNSLGDLEMTGRSLSHLKHLTHLDISQNNFGEIPESCQWPENLKYLNISGTQIPKVTTCIPQTLEVLDVSSNNLNDFRLKLPHLKELYIAKNKLKTLPDAPFIPNIVALRISRNKLTSFSKEEFGSFRKMETLDAGDNNFICSCEFLSFIQYQEGIANVLANWPENYICDSPSSVRGQQVKAARLSLFECHRTLAVSLICILVILVNLLIVILGYKLHVIWYMKMTWAWLQAKRKPKRAYNQDFCYDAFVSYSERDSEWVENLMVQELENAIPPFKLCLHKRDFVPGKWIIDNIIDSIEKSHKTLFVLSEHFVQSEWCKYELEFSHFRLFDENNDSAILILLEPIQEQTIPKRFCKLRKIMNTKTYLEWPLDENQQLIFWFNLKTALKC, from the coding sequence ATGCCTAACCAACTCTGGAAAGGGTGGATCATCTACCTGGTCATAACGGCAAATCTTTCTGAAGAAAAAGCCACGACGCAGGCGTGTCCTTCATGTGACGGCTCTCCTTTCTGTGACTGTTCTTCAATGAATTTAAGCACCATTCCTTCAGGGCTAACAACTGATATCACGGGGCTAAATCTGTCCTGCAACAGCATAAAATATATCAGAGAAACTGATCTGCTCCTGGGTGTGAATCTGagaatgctgctgctgcaatCCAATCAAATTTGGACAATAGATAAGGAATCATTTATTTTCCTTAGAAAATTGGAGCATTTGGATTTATCAAATAATAAGTTGACTCACTTGTCACCCATTTGGTTTAGACCTCTTTTTTCCTTACAGCACCTGAACATACAGGGTAATTTATATACAACATTGGGGGAGAATCCCTTGTTTTCTAATCTCAAAAATTTGAGATATCTGTGCCTGGGGAATAACCATTCCTTTTCTGCTATACGGAAGCAAGACTTTGATGGAATTACAGTTCTTGAGCAACTTGAGATTGACGGTCAAAGGCTCAAGCAATACGAGTCAGGGAGTTTGACAACAGTTAATAGCATAAATCATATCATCATAAACATAAATGATGTTCAGGTGTTATCAGGGATGTTAGAGGATCTTACAAATTCTGCAATATGTGTAGAACTGAGACAGATAGCCTTCAATACAGCTTCTGAATCTTCTTTACTGGAGCCAATGAGTCGTTCTGTCATGGAGAAActtatgtttaaaaatgttttgtttacagATGCAAGCACTGACAAAATATTAAACATCTTGGTGTATGCTGAGCAATTGttggagctggagctggacaaTTGCGTACTGCAGGGAACGGGACACTGGCAAGACCCaattaaaataaagagaaaaagccCCATGGAAGTCGTGACAATACGGAGATTAACTATAGaaaaattttatttgttttcagatCTTAGCAGTTTGAAAAATCTTATAGGTAACATTACCAAAATCACAGTTGTAAATACCAATGTGTTCTTGGTGCCTTGCAGCATTTCAAGACATTTTGTCTCACTCCTTTATCTTGATCTCAGTGAAAATCTGCTTGCAGATCCAAATTTAGGACATTCATCCTGTGAGGGTGCATGGCCCTTGTTGCAAACTTTCAATTTAAGTCAAAATTCATTGGGTGATTTAGAAATGACAGGACGAAGTCTATCTCATCTAAAACACCTTACTCACCTAGATATTAGCCAAAACAATTTTGGTGAGATTCCAGAATCGTGTCAATGGCCAGaaaacctgaaatatttaaatatttcaggCACTCAAATACCCAAAGTAACAACCTGCATTCCTCAAACTCTTGAAGTTTTGGATGTTAGTAGTAATAACCTCAATGATTTTAGATTAAAGCTACCACATCTTAAAGAACTCTACATTgcaaaaaacaaattaaagacCTTACCAGATGCTCCATTTATTCCTAACATAGTAGCCCTGAGAATCAGCAGAAACAAATTAACCAGTTTTTCTAAGGAAGAATTTGGATCATTTAGGAAAATGGAGACACTGGATGCAGGTGACAATAATTTCATCTGTTCTTGTGAATTTCTCTCCTTCATTCAATACCAGGAGGGAATAGCTAATGTCTTGGCTAACTGGCCAGAAAACTACATCTGTGACTCTCCATCTTCTGTGAGAGGACAGCAGGTAAAAGCTGCTCGGCTTTCGCTGTTTGAATGTCACAGAACTTTGGCCGTGTCCTTAATTTGCATTCTGGTGATCTTGGTAAACCTGCTTATTGTGATCCTGGGCTACAAACTTCATGTGATCTGGTACATGAAAATGACCTGGGCTTGGCTTCAAGCAAAAAGGAAACCCAAGAGAGCATACAATCAGGACTTCTGCTATGATGCTTTTGTTTCCTACAGTGAAAGAGACTCAGAATGGGTTGAAAACTTAATGGTACAGGAACTTGAGAATGCTATCCCTCCATTTAAACTGTGCCTTCATAAACGGGACTTTGTGCCTGGGAAGTGGATCATTGACAACATCATTGACTCCATTGAAAAAAGTCATAAAACTCTGTTTGTACTGTCAGAGCACTTTGTGCAGAGCGAGTGGTGCAAGTATGAGCTGGAGTTCTCGCACTTCCGTCTCTTTGATGAGAATAATGATTCAGCAATTTTGATCCTTTTGGAGCCCATTCAGGAGCAAACAATTCCCAAAAGATTCTGTAAACTGAGGAAAATAATGAACACAAAGACCTACCTTGAATGGCCTCTCGACGAAAATCAGCAACTGATATTTTGGTTTAATTTGAAAACAGCATTAAAATGCTAG
- the LOC140910464 gene encoding toll-like receptor 2 type-2: MLNQRKPNTMTKQIWRVWIFYMVITANRSEEKAMTQACPSCDGTHICDCSSMNLRTIPSGLTTDVTGLNLSYNSIEHVKETDLKLGVNLRVLLLQSNQIRTIDKESFIFLGKLEHLDLSDNKLTHLSPIWFRPLFSLQHLNIQGNLYTTLGENPLFSNLKKLRYLRLGNNHSFSAIRKQDFDGITVLEQLEIDGQRLKQYESGSLTTVNSINHTIMNINDVQVLSGMLEDLTNSAICVELRHIAFNTASESSLLEPMSRSVMEKLVFKNVLFTDASVIRVVNILRHAKQFLELEVDNSVLQGTGQWHEQIKLNRESAFKVITVQRLAIEQFYLFSDLRGVENLLGNITKATIVNTNVFLVPCSISRHFVSLLYLDLSENLLADPNLGHSSCEGAWPLLQTFNLSQNSLGDLEMTGRSLSHLNHLTHLDISRNNFGEIPESCQWPENLKYLNISGTQIPKVTTCIPQTLEVLDVSSNNLNDFRLKLPHLKELYIAKNKLKTLPDAPFIPNIVALRISRNKLTSFSKEEFGSFRKMETLDAGDNNFICSCEFLSFIQYQEGIANVLANWPENYICDSPSSVRGQQVKAARLSLFECHRTLAVSLICILVVLVILLIVILGYKLHVIWYMKMTWVWLQAKRKPKRAYNQDFCYDAFVSYSERDSEWVENLMVQELENAIPPFKLCLHKRDFVPGKWIIDNIIDSIEKSHKTLFVLSEHFVQSEWCKYELEFSHFRLFDENNDSAILILLEPIQEQTIPKRFCKLRKIMNTKTYLEWPFDENQQQIFWNNLKIALKSYDDF, from the coding sequence atgTTGAaccaaagaaaaccaaacacaatgACTAAGCAGATCTGGCGAGTATGGATCTTCTACATGGTCATAACTGCAAATCGCTCTGAAGAAAAAGCCATGACGCAGGCGTGTCCTTCATGTGACGGCACTCATATCTGTGACTGTTCTTCAATGAATTTAAGAACCATTCCTTCAGGGCTAACAACTGATGTCACGGGGCTAAATCTCTCCTACAACAGCATAGAACATGTCAAAGAAACTGATCTGAAGCTGGGTGTGAATCTGAGAGTGCTGCTGCTGCAATCCAATCAAATTAGGACAATAGATAAGGAATCATTTATTTTCCTTGGAAAATTGGAGCATTTGGATTTATCAGATAATAAGTTGACTCACTTGTCACCCATTTGGTTTAGACCTCTTTTTTCCTTACAGCACCTGAACATACAGGGTAATTTATATACAACATTGGGGGAGAATCCCTTGTTTTCTAATCTCAAAAAATTGAGATATCTGCGCCTGGGGAATAACCATTCCTTTTCTGCTATACGGAAGCAAGACTTTGATGGAATTACAGTTCTTGAGCAACTTGAGATTGATGGTCAAAGGCTCAAGCAATACGAGTCAGGGAGTTTGACAACAGTTAACAGCATAAATCATACCATCATGAACATAAATGATGTTCAGGTGTTATCAGGGATGTTAGAGGATCTTACAAATTCTGCAATATGTGTAGAACTGAGACATATAGCCTTCAATACAGCTTCTGAATCTTCATTACTGGAGCCAATGAGTCGTTCTGTCATGGAGAAActtgtgtttaaaaatgttttgtttacagATGCAAGTGTTATCAGAGTTGTAAACATCTTGAGGCATGCTAAACAATTTTTGGAGCTGGAAGTGGACAATTCTGTACTACAGGGGACTGGCCAATGGCATGAGCAAATTAAATTAAACAGAGAAAGCGCCTTTAAGGTAATCACAGTACAGAGATTAGCTATCGaacaattttatttgttttcagatCTTCGTGGTGTGGAAAATCTTCTAGGTAACATTACCAAAGCCACAATTGTAAATACCAATGTGTTCTTGGTGCCTTGCAGCATTTCAAGACATTTTGTCTCACTCCTTTATCTTGATCTCAGTGAAAATTTGCTTGCAGATCCAAATTTAGGACATTCATCCTGTGAGGGTGCATGGCCCTTGCTGCAAACTTTCAATTTAAGTCAAAATTCATTGGGTGATTTAGAAATGACAGGACGAAGTCTATCTCATCTAAATCACCTTACTCACCTAGATATTAGCCGAAACAATTTTGGTGAGATTCCAGAATCGTGTCAATGGCCAGaaaacctgaaatatttaaatatctcAGGCACTCAAATACCCAAAGTAACAACCTGCATTCCTCAAACTCTTGAAGTTTTGGATGTTAGTAGTAATAACCTCAATGATTTTAGATTAAAGCTACCACATCTTAAAGAACTCTACATTgcaaaaaacaaattaaagacCTTACCAGATGCTCCATTTATTCCTAACATAGTAGCCCTGAGAATCAGCAGAAACAAATTAACCAGTTTTTCTAAGGAAGAATTTGGATCATTTAGGAAAATGGAGACACTGGATGCAGGTGACAATAATTTCATCTGTTCTTGTGAATTTCTCTCCTTCATTCAATACCAGGAGGGAATAGCTAATGTCTTGGCTAACTGGCCAGAAAACTACATCTGTGACTCTCCATCTTCTGTGAGAGGACAGCAGGTAAAAGCTGCTCGGCTTTCGCTGTTTGAATGTCACAGAACTTTGGCCGTGTCCTTAATTTGCATTCTTGTGGTCTTGGTAATCCTGCTTATTGTGATCCTGGGCTATAAACTTCATGTGATCTGGTACATGAAAATGACCTGGGTTTGGCTTCAAGCAAAAAGGAAACCCAAGAGAGCATACAATCAGGACTTCTGCTATGATGCTTTTGTTTCCTACAGTGAAAGAGACTCAGAATGGGTTGAAAACTTAATGGTACAGGAACTTGAGAACGCTATCCCCCCATTTAAACTGTGCCTTCATAAACGGGACTTTGTGCCTGGAAAGTGGATCATTGACAACATCATTGACTCCATTGAAAAAAGTCATAAAACTCTGTTTGTGCTGTCAGAGCACTTTGTGCAGAGCGAGTGGTGCAAGTATGAGCTGGAGTTCTCGCACTTCCGTCTCTTTGATGAGAATAATGATTCAGCAATTTTGATCCTTTTGGAGCCCATTCAGGAGCAAACAATTCCCAAAAGATTCTGTAAACTGAGGAAAATAATGAACACAAAGACCTACCTTGAATGGCCTTTTGACGAAAATCAGCAGCAAATATTTTGGAATAACTTGAAAATAGCATTAAAATCTTATGATGACTTTTAA
- the LOC140910465 gene encoding toll-like receptor 2 type-2 isoform X1 yields the protein MGAEVHRKCKIMPNQLWKGWIIYLVITANLSEEKATTQACPSCDGSPFCDCSSMNLSTIPSGLTTDITGLNLSCNSIKYIRETDLLLGVNLRMLLLQSNQIWTIDKESFIFLRKLEHLDLSNNKLTHLSPIWFRPLFSLQHLNIQGNLYTTLGENPLFSNLKNLRYLCLGNNHSFSAIRKQDFDGITVLEQLEIDGQRLKQYESGSLTTVNSINHIIININDVQVLSGMLEDLTNSAICVELRQIAFNTASESSLLEPMSRSVMEKLMFKNVLFTDASTDKILNILVYAEQLLELELDNCVLQGTGHWQDPIKIKRKSPMEVVTIRRLTIEKFYLFSDLSSLKNLIGNITKITVVNTNVFLVPCSISRHFVSLLYLDLSENLLADPNLGHSSCEGAWPLLQTFNLSQNSLGDLEMTGRSLSHLKHLTHLDISQNNFGEIPESCQWPENLKYLNISGTQIPKVTTCIPQTLEVLDVSSNNLNDFRLKLPHLKELYIAKNKLKTLPDAPFIPNIVALRISRNKLTSFSKEEFGSFRKMETLDAGDNNFICSCEFLSFIQYQEGIANVLANWPENYICDSPSSVRGQQVKAARLSLFECHRTLAVSLICILVILVNLLIVILGYKLHVIWYMKMTWAWLQAKRKPKRAYNQDFCYDAFVSYSERDSEWVENLMVQELENAIPPFKLCLHKRDFVPGKWIIDNIIDSIEKSHKTLFVLSEHFVQSEWCKYELEFSHFRLFDENNDSAILILLEPIQEQTIPKRFCKLRKIMNTKTYLEWPLDENQQLIFWFNLKTALKC from the exons atgggagctgaagtgCACAGAAAGT GTAAAATCATGCCTAACCAACTCTGGAAAGGGTGGATCATCTACCTGGTCATAACGGCAAATCTTTCTGAAGAAAAAGCCACGACGCAGGCGTGTCCTTCATGTGACGGCTCTCCTTTCTGTGACTGTTCTTCAATGAATTTAAGCACCATTCCTTCAGGGCTAACAACTGATATCACGGGGCTAAATCTGTCCTGCAACAGCATAAAATATATCAGAGAAACTGATCTGCTCCTGGGTGTGAATCTGagaatgctgctgctgcaatCCAATCAAATTTGGACAATAGATAAGGAATCATTTATTTTCCTTAGAAAATTGGAGCATTTGGATTTATCAAATAATAAGTTGACTCACTTGTCACCCATTTGGTTTAGACCTCTTTTTTCCTTACAGCACCTGAACATACAGGGTAATTTATATACAACATTGGGGGAGAATCCCTTGTTTTCTAATCTCAAAAATTTGAGATATCTGTGCCTGGGGAATAACCATTCCTTTTCTGCTATACGGAAGCAAGACTTTGATGGAATTACAGTTCTTGAGCAACTTGAGATTGACGGTCAAAGGCTCAAGCAATACGAGTCAGGGAGTTTGACAACAGTTAATAGCATAAATCATATCATCATAAACATAAATGATGTTCAGGTGTTATCAGGGATGTTAGAGGATCTTACAAATTCTGCAATATGTGTAGAACTGAGACAGATAGCCTTCAATACAGCTTCTGAATCTTCTTTACTGGAGCCAATGAGTCGTTCTGTCATGGAGAAActtatgtttaaaaatgttttgtttacagATGCAAGCACTGACAAAATATTAAACATCTTGGTGTATGCTGAGCAATTGttggagctggagctggacaaTTGCGTACTGCAGGGAACGGGACACTGGCAAGACCCaattaaaataaagagaaaaagccCCATGGAAGTCGTGACAATACGGAGATTAACTATAGaaaaattttatttgttttcagatCTTAGCAGTTTGAAAAATCTTATAGGTAACATTACCAAAATCACAGTTGTAAATACCAATGTGTTCTTGGTGCCTTGCAGCATTTCAAGACATTTTGTCTCACTCCTTTATCTTGATCTCAGTGAAAATCTGCTTGCAGATCCAAATTTAGGACATTCATCCTGTGAGGGTGCATGGCCCTTGTTGCAAACTTTCAATTTAAGTCAAAATTCATTGGGTGATTTAGAAATGACAGGACGAAGTCTATCTCATCTAAAACACCTTACTCACCTAGATATTAGCCAAAACAATTTTGGTGAGATTCCAGAATCGTGTCAATGGCCAGaaaacctgaaatatttaaatatttcaggCACTCAAATACCCAAAGTAACAACCTGCATTCCTCAAACTCTTGAAGTTTTGGATGTTAGTAGTAATAACCTCAATGATTTTAGATTAAAGCTACCACATCTTAAAGAACTCTACATTgcaaaaaacaaattaaagacCTTACCAGATGCTCCATTTATTCCTAACATAGTAGCCCTGAGAATCAGCAGAAACAAATTAACCAGTTTTTCTAAGGAAGAATTTGGATCATTTAGGAAAATGGAGACACTGGATGCAGGTGACAATAATTTCATCTGTTCTTGTGAATTTCTCTCCTTCATTCAATACCAGGAGGGAATAGCTAATGTCTTGGCTAACTGGCCAGAAAACTACATCTGTGACTCTCCATCTTCTGTGAGAGGACAGCAGGTAAAAGCTGCTCGGCTTTCGCTGTTTGAATGTCACAGAACTTTGGCCGTGTCCTTAATTTGCATTCTGGTGATCTTGGTAAACCTGCTTATTGTGATCCTGGGCTACAAACTTCATGTGATCTGGTACATGAAAATGACCTGGGCTTGGCTTCAAGCAAAAAGGAAACCCAAGAGAGCATACAATCAGGACTTCTGCTATGATGCTTTTGTTTCCTACAGTGAAAGAGACTCAGAATGGGTTGAAAACTTAATGGTACAGGAACTTGAGAATGCTATCCCTCCATTTAAACTGTGCCTTCATAAACGGGACTTTGTGCCTGGGAAGTGGATCATTGACAACATCATTGACTCCATTGAAAAAAGTCATAAAACTCTGTTTGTACTGTCAGAGCACTTTGTGCAGAGCGAGTGGTGCAAGTATGAGCTGGAGTTCTCGCACTTCCGTCTCTTTGATGAGAATAATGATTCAGCAATTTTGATCCTTTTGGAGCCCATTCAGGAGCAAACAATTCCCAAAAGATTCTGTAAACTGAGGAAAATAATGAACACAAAGACCTACCTTGAATGGCCTCTCGACGAAAATCAGCAACTGATATTTTGGTTTAATTTGAAAACAGCATTAAAATGCTAG